In Cololabis saira isolate AMF1-May2022 chromosome 1, fColSai1.1, whole genome shotgun sequence, the following proteins share a genomic window:
- the LOC133455359 gene encoding tripartite motif-containing protein 16-like, producing the protein MAQKGDQLDQETFSCSICLEVLKDPVAIPCGHSYCMNCIKSYWDEGEKKLPGCPQCRETFTTRPALVKNTMLAALVEQLKKTGLQAAPADHCYAGPEDVACDVCSGRKLKAIKSCLVCLASYCEKHLQPHHDSSTFKKHKLVDPSKNLQDNICPRHGEVMKMFCRTDQKCICYLCPVDEHKGHDMVSAAAERTERQREMEVSRQQIQQEIQVREKDVKLLQQEVEAINQSADETVQDSEDIFTELISLLQKRSSDVKQQIRSKQETEVRRVRELEEKLQQEITDLRRTDAEMKLLRDIEDHNQFLHNCPSLSPLSESTHSSSISIRPLRYFQDVTAAVSEVRGQLQDILRDMWTNVSLAVTDVDVLLSEPEPEPTSRAGFLKYSREITLDPNTVNTLLSLSEENRKVTVMDQDQSYSSHPDRFINVPQVLSRESLTGRHYWEVETTADTVGVAVSYKNISRSGGLWGESGFGYNDKSWLLYCYSDSCEFCHNNITTSISRPQSSRIGVYLDHRAGVLSFYSVSETMTLLHRVQTTFTQPLHAGVRIYCTGASAEFCKLK; encoded by the coding sequence ATGGCGCAGAAAGGAGAtcagctggaccaggaaaccttttcttgttccatctgtttggaggttttaaaggatccggtggctattccctgtggacacagttaCTGTATGAACTGTATTAAATCCTACTGggatgaaggagagaagaaactcCCCGGCTGTCCTCAGTGTAGAGAGACTTTCACCACAAGGCCTGCGCTGGTGAAAAACACCATGTTAGCAGCTTTAGTGGAGCAGCTCAAGAAGACCGGACtccaagctgctcctgctgatcactgctatgctggacctgaAGATGTGGCCTGTGATGTCTGCTCTGGAAGAAAACTGAAAGCCATCAAGTCCTGTTTGGTCTGTCTGGCCTCTTACTGCGAGAAACACCTTCAACCTCATCATGATTCATCTACATTCAAGAAACACAAGCTGGTGGACCCCtccaagaacctgcaggacaacatctgcccccgtcacggtgaggtgatgaagatgttctgtCGTACTGATCAGAAATGTATCTGTTATCTCTGCCCTGTGGATGAACATAAAGGCCACGACATGGTCTCggctgcagcagaaaggactgagaggcagagagagatggaggtgagtcgacaacaaatccagcaggagatccaggtcagagagaaagatgtgaagctgcttcagcaggaggtggaggccatCAATCAGTCTGCTGATGAAACAGTGCAGGACAGTGAGGATATCTTCACTGAGctgatctctctcctccagaaaagaagctctgatgtgaagcagcagatcagatccaagcaggaaactgaagtgaggagagtcagagagctggaggagaagctgcagcaggagatcactgacctgaGGAGGACAGACGCTGAGATGAAGCTGCTCAGAGACATCGAGGACCACAACCAGTTCCTCCACAACTGCCCCTCACTGTCACCACTCAGTGagtccacacactcctccagcatcagcatccgtcctctcagATATTTTCAGGATGTGACAGCGgctgtgtcagaggtcagaggtcaactacaggacatcctgagagacaTGTGGACAAACGTCTCACTGGCCGTTACTGatgtggatgttttactgtcagaaccagaaccagaaccaacgagcagagctggattcttgaagTATTCACgtgaaatcactctggatccaaacacagtaaacacaCTGCTGTCActgtcagaggagaacagaaaggtgacAGTTATGGACCAAGATCAGTCTTATTCTAgtcatccagacagattcatTAATGTTCCTCAGGTCCTgagtagagagagtctgactggacgtcattactgggaggtggagacGACAGCAGATACAGTTGGtgtagcagtttcatacaagaatatcagcagatcaggggGGTTGTGGGGGGAAAGTGGATTTGGATATAATGACAAATCTTGGTTACTATATTGTTACTCAGACAGTTGTGAATTTTGTCACAACAACATCACAACCTCCATCTCACGTCCTCAGAGCTCCAGAATAGGAGTTTATCTGGATCACAGAGCAGgtgttctgtccttctacagcgtctctgaaaccatgaccctcctccacagagtccagaccaccTTCACTCAGCCGCTCCACGCTGGAGTTAGGATTTATTGTACTGGAGCCTCAGCTGAGTTTTGTAAACTCAAGTAG